A part of Liolophura sinensis isolate JHLJ2023 chromosome 1, CUHK_Ljap_v2, whole genome shotgun sequence genomic DNA contains:
- the LOC135461488 gene encoding DEP domain-containing protein 7-like produces the protein MDDCVTPLKYTVFSRGEPARESKISLGPFRATQIWNEIVTHLKLTVEVKRRRHKMRYVDNCFTGTDAVNVVFQYLLKDQSCFGAEICREKAVKLCQTLMDRSVFEPVSSRVSEGKRPVFEDSQSKLYQFIGVDPCETMVYDSDMEALDDTDDEDTAGSSPGEERRNNQDLEPDMIGDHDDIICNPILLSKQGNMMAEVLQLQKGMKRKSVNLTAHPLQRTKVPRRFSYPEGMKLGDNPGEIQPGAYDEMWREVALRKLLTIVDVPILDGLLSEDKSHRKSNRFNVVITNVINNRMRPTASAGGNEDPWVKSALEVLEGLPLGLSVLDKELQGPVTMSTKRQLFRAICKHYSQGSEPLLPERFIDLYLAILNLILQEKDDLAVQALQLLMILLPWQTIEEVDRLFRFMVAVANDTSCFLEEQEDNKIVVINTFTDILIQHTMISHNLSAVLVGFILSNAGTVFTIPKEIEDKVQYYMAQVRQGKLDPVIEESYCARLTHEEYSKQKAAATNEGLRNMIDAILDDTKIPLKEKKLRLKQFQKFHPQICAQYFPDIV, from the exons ATGGACGACTGCGTTACACCCTTAAAATATACCGTATTTAGTAGAGGAGAACCAGCCAGGGAGTCTAAAATTAGTCTGG GGCCTTTCCGTGCTACTCAAATCTGGAATGAGATTGTTACTCATTTGAAGTTGACAGTTGAAGTGAAGAGACGACGTCACAAGATGAGATACGTTGATAACTGCTTCACGGGCACAGATGCAGTCAATGTGGTTTTCCAATACTTACTGAAAGATCAGAGTTGTTTTGGAGCTGAAATTTGCAGGGAGAAAGCAGTAAAG ctGTGTCAGACATTGATGGATCGGAGTGTGTTTGAGCCTGTTTCCTCAAGAGTCAGTGAGGGGAAGAGGCCTGTGTTTGAGGACAGTCAGAGTAAGCTGTACCAGTTTATTGGGGTGGATCCGTGTGAGACTATGGTATATGATTCTGACATGGAGGCATTGGATGACACTGACGATGAAGATACAGCAGGATCCAGCCCAGGGGAGGAGAGGAG AAATAACCAGGATCTAGAACCAGACATGATCGGTGATCATGATGACATCATCTGTAATCCGATACTACTGAGCAAACAAGGAAATATGATGGCCGAGGTGCTACAGTTGCAGAAGGGTATGAAGAGGAAGAGTGTTAACCTGACTGCCCACCCATTGCAGCGCACCAAAGTGCCACGTCGATTTTCCTACCCTGAGGGTATGAAGTTAGGGGACAACCCTGGAGAAATTCAGCCAGGGG CCTATGATGAGATGTGGAGAGAAGTGGCTTTAAGAAAACTGTTAACAATAGTGGATGTGCCCATCCTGGATGGTCTTCTCTCTGAGGACAAGAGTCACAGGAAGTCCAACCGCTTTAACGTGGTCATAACCAATGTCATCAATAACCGTATGCGACCTACAGCCTCTGCAGGGGGAAATGAAGACCCCTGGGTGAAGTCAGCCTTAGAAGTATTGGAAGGTCTACCATTAGGGTTATCTGTCCTTGATAAGGAGCTCCAGGGCCCAGTCACCATGTCAACAAAACGCCAGCTGTTTCGAGCCATCTGCAAGCACTATTCTCAGGGGTCAGAGCCTCTGTTACCTGAACGGTTCATCGACCTGTACCTGGCAATCCTAAACCTAATACTGCAGGAGAAGGATGACTTGGCTGTCCAGGCCCTTCAACTGCTGATGATCTTACTACCTTGGCAGACTATAGAGGAAGTGGATCGGCTCTTCAGGTTCATGGTGGCTGTTGCCAATGACACTTCGTGCTTTCTTGAGGAACAG GAGGATAACAAGATTGTAGTTATCAACACGTTTACTGATATACTCATTCAACACACTATGATCTCTCACAATCTTTCGGCGGTGCTTGTCGGCTTTATCCTTTCTAATGCTGGAACCGTCTTTACCATCCCTAAGGAGATTGAGGATAAAGTCCAGTACTATATGGCACAGGTCAGACAAGGAAAGCTGGACCCAGTTATTG AAGAATCCTACTGTGCCAGGTTAACCCATGAAGAATACAGCAAACAAAAAGCTGCAGCCACTAACGAGGGATTGAGAAATATGATTGATGCAATCCTAGATGACACCAAAATACCCCTCAAAGAGAAGAAACTCAGGTTAAAACAGTTTCAGAAGTTCCATCCACAGATTTGTGCTCAGTACTTCCCAGATATCGTTTGA
- the LOC135475386 gene encoding ciliary microtubule associated protein 1A-like isoform X3: MTATLPNGKPRLIAAMFSSPGPCYGLPGLTGAPDHDPRSVHNKAPAYSMRTKSGKYKDDCSPGPAYYPDPNYTRVGRKGDPSYSLYSRPKDCAGFRTPGPGAYCPETVGPQAYYSPPKYSFGTRHRNRQTDNTPGPNKYTVPVALGRTPVGTKRSAPCYSLRSRSNVGHFAEDLSKTPGPGTYKVNDPNTNKLKAPSYSMTSRNTAPGDTTTKPGPGAHFPENVYINKKQAPQFSFGIRHSEYLAPLIVECHD, translated from the exons ATGACCGCAACACTTCCGAATGGCAAGCCTCGGCTTATTGCTGCTATGTTCAGCAGTCCTGGACCATGCTATGGTCTTCCAGGATTAACAGGAGCGCCAGACCACGATCCTCGTAGTGTACACAACAAAGCTCCAGCATATTCAATGAGAACAAAATCAGGGAAATACAAGGATGACTGTAGCCCTGGTCCAGCATACTACCCTGATCCGAACTACACAAGAGTTGGCAGAAAAGGAGACCCATCTTACTCTCTGTACTCGAGGCCCAAAGACTGCGCTGGATTCCGCACTCCAGGACCTGGAGCTTATTGCCCTGAAACTGTGGGACCCCAGGCTTACTACTCTCCCCCGAAGTACAGCTTTGGTACACGTCATAGgaacaggcagacagacaatACGCCAG GACCTAATAAGTACACTGTGCCCGTTGCTCTGGGCAGGACGCCTGTTGGCACCAAACGCTCGGCTCCATGTTATTCTTTACGGAGTCGCTCAAATGTTGGTCATTTTGCTGAAGATTTGTCAAAG ACTCCAGGCCCTGGGACATACAAAGTAAATGACCCCAACACCAACAAGCTGAAGGCCCCATCATACAGCATGACCAGCCGTAATACAGCCCCTGGAGATACCACCACAAAACCTGGCCCTGGAGCCCACTTCCCTGAGAAC GTATATATTAACAAGAAGCAAGCACCCCAGTTCAGCTTTGGGATCCGCCACTCAGAATACCTAGCGCCACTAATTGTAGAGTGTCATGattaa
- the LOC135475386 gene encoding ciliary microtubule associated protein 1A-like isoform X1: MTATLPNGKPRLIAAMFSSPGPCYGLPGLTGAPDHDPRSVHNKAPAYSMRTKSGKYKDDCSPGPAYYPDPNYTRVGRKGDPSYSLYSRPKDCAGFRTPGPGAYCPETVGPQAYYSPPKYSFGTRHRNRQTDNTPAPNNYTLPAVFGPRTIQSDKSQAPVYSQRGRRVQGSFFEDLSKTPGPGTYKVNDPNTNKLKAPSYSMTSRNTAPGDTTTKPGPGAHFPENVYINKKQAPQFSFGIRHSEYLAPLIVECHD; encoded by the exons ATGACCGCAACACTTCCGAATGGCAAGCCTCGGCTTATTGCTGCTATGTTCAGCAGTCCTGGACCATGCTATGGTCTTCCAGGATTAACAGGAGCGCCAGACCACGATCCTCGTAGTGTACACAACAAAGCTCCAGCATATTCAATGAGAACAAAATCAGGGAAATACAAGGATGACTGTAGCCCTGGTCCAGCATACTACCCTGATCCGAACTACACAAGAGTTGGCAGAAAAGGAGACCCATCTTACTCTCTGTACTCGAGGCCCAAAGACTGCGCTGGATTCCGCACTCCAGGACCTGGAGCTTATTGCCCTGAAACTGTGGGACCCCAGGCTTACTACTCTCCCCCGAAGTACAGCTTTGGTACACGTCATAGgaacaggcagacagacaatACGCCAG CACCTAATAACTATACATTGCCAGCGGTCTTTGGCCCTCGTACAATTCAGAGTGACAAATCACAAGCCCCAGTGTATTCACAAAGAGGCCGTCGTGTTCAGGGAAGTTTTTTTGAAGATTTAAGCAAG ACTCCAGGCCCTGGGACATACAAAGTAAATGACCCCAACACCAACAAGCTGAAGGCCCCATCATACAGCATGACCAGCCGTAATACAGCCCCTGGAGATACCACCACAAAACCTGGCCCTGGAGCCCACTTCCCTGAGAAC GTATATATTAACAAGAAGCAAGCACCCCAGTTCAGCTTTGGGATCCGCCACTCAGAATACCTAGCGCCACTAATTGTAGAGTGTCATGattaa
- the LOC135475386 gene encoding ciliary microtubule associated protein 1A-like isoform X2: MTATLPNGKPRLIAAMFSSPGPCYGLPGLTGAPDHDPRSVHNKAPAYSMRTKSGKYKDDCSPGPAYYPDPNYTRVGRKGDPSYSLYSRPKDCAGFRTPGPGAYCPETVGPQAYYSPPKYSFGTRHRNRQTDNTPAPNNYSLPPMICKTVQSGKRQAPCYSLSGRSMVGGFHEDLAKTPGPGTYKVNDPNTNKLKAPSYSMTSRNTAPGDTTTKPGPGAHFPENVYINKKQAPQFSFGIRHSEYLAPLIVECHD, from the exons ATGACCGCAACACTTCCGAATGGCAAGCCTCGGCTTATTGCTGCTATGTTCAGCAGTCCTGGACCATGCTATGGTCTTCCAGGATTAACAGGAGCGCCAGACCACGATCCTCGTAGTGTACACAACAAAGCTCCAGCATATTCAATGAGAACAAAATCAGGGAAATACAAGGATGACTGTAGCCCTGGTCCAGCATACTACCCTGATCCGAACTACACAAGAGTTGGCAGAAAAGGAGACCCATCTTACTCTCTGTACTCGAGGCCCAAAGACTGCGCTGGATTCCGCACTCCAGGACCTGGAGCTTATTGCCCTGAAACTGTGGGACCCCAGGCTTACTACTCTCCCCCGAAGTACAGCTTTGGTACACGTCATAGgaacaggcagacagacaatACGCCAG CACCCAACAACTATTCTTTGCCCCCTATGATTTGTAAAACTGTCCAGAGTGGCAAACGCCAAGCCCCATGCTATTCCCTCAGTGGACGCAGTATGGTAGGCGGATTTCACGAGGATTTGGCTAAG ACTCCAGGCCCTGGGACATACAAAGTAAATGACCCCAACACCAACAAGCTGAAGGCCCCATCATACAGCATGACCAGCCGTAATACAGCCCCTGGAGATACCACCACAAAACCTGGCCCTGGAGCCCACTTCCCTGAGAAC GTATATATTAACAAGAAGCAAGCACCCCAGTTCAGCTTTGGGATCCGCCACTCAGAATACCTAGCGCCACTAATTGTAGAGTGTCATGattaa